One genomic region from Henningerozyma blattae CBS 6284 chromosome 2, complete genome encodes:
- the HUL5 gene encoding ubiquitin-ubiquitin ligase HUL5 (similar to Saccharomyces cerevisiae HUL5 (YGL141W); ancestral locus Anc_2.335), translating to MLNFTGQTRRRNINLGNRNRTTKNDLLQNAQREREKRANEKLQNTMITRIQKKIRMYQQRMKTVNLLLNKITVHQAKGFFLVYGGTILQFFARESFLKLCKLTKNGLHLTGDSFSNIQICNMMLLTEDSEILELLLDMINISQHIDLSYFLHGINNYFEKSPIENFKISQKISKIIEKWITLDKSTLTSLYCKDICKMRTPMNYLFVINELIRKNLIPITIYEDLYEVTDIIRLLNNLVAIKQIQISQSGAEEEEEKENNNTLILIITKCLDKISPEIAENYQKELQPILDIISQKTYIDQIYLISQSQNNNIQNYDIFLLLLMFNRDIDSRYSLLITLLGNPFILSSLMSKFGKTPTTTEVNSNQFQLLVQLLDFKLTLMTDHELLYGDTKNQMHNDTNQTSTISLIELKNFTIELKNVIFRTIWENGQTNQLTENQYNDCLNLLKKIYLKDSRTRMFQTINETVNRNGKTNDETKDFWSINDKDFQRINISNEMNEYEHKYRVLINENEEEEDYEDDGDVVMKQGNDRSYNKETISRVILNIFSNSSSFKTYNKQYKKLRILIEVPFFIPFHERIELFNLFIAMDKSRLRINDEEDGGININNLTSFLTGTRSSISMRQHATISRKNLLKDAFESFNKIGERFKGKLSVQFKNEFDEIEVGIDGGGISKEFLTSLCAESFNGDSRLFQNNEQYEIYPKVEGIKSEDMRYYWFLGKVIGKCLYEHTLVDVQFAPFFLRKLLNYKNQFKSNIDDLNNYDPTIYENLMKLIHMNEEELMTMDLSFKKNGEDEKVNKRNVIRYLMEYCNRKLNEELNRQTRAFHGGLSVIIAPHWMDMFNSIELQELISGDGNDIDLMDLKNNINYGIYDQKDLTIQYLWEVLEEMDSKERLKFVKFVTSIPRAPLQGFGSLNPKFGIHNAGDNTNLLPTASTCVNLLKLPNYRNKELLRSKLLYAINAGAGFDLS from the coding sequence ATGCTTAATTTTACTGGTCaaacaagaagaagaaatatcaaTCTTGGTAATAGGAACAGAACCactaaaaatgatttactACAAAATGCTCAAAGAGAGCGTGAAAAGAGAgctaatgaaaaattgcAGAATACAATGATTACaagaattcaaaaaaagattCGTATGTATCAGCAAAGAATGAAGACTGTTaacttattattaaataagatAACAGTACATCAGGCAAAAGGGTTTTTTCTAGTTTATGGAGGAACGATTTTACAATTCTTTGCAAGAGAATcctttttaaaattatgtAAGCTTACTAAAAATGGCTTACATCTTACTGGTGATTCATTTagtaatattcaaatttgtAATATGATGTTATTAACAGAAGATTCTGAAATCCTGGAACTTTTATTGGATATGATTAATATCAGCCAGCATATCGACctatcatattttttacatggcataaataattattttgaaaaatctcCAATTGAAAACTTCAAAATCTCTCAGAAAATTAGTAagataattgaaaaatggaTTACGCTTGATAAATCAACTTTAACTTCGTTATATTGTAAAGATATATGTAAAATGCGAACCCCAATGAactatttatttgttataaatgaattgatacgaaaaaatttaataccaataacaatatatGAAGACTTATATGAAGTTActgatattattagattgtTAAATAATCTTGTAGCCATTAAACAAATACAGATATCTCAATCTGGagcagaagaagaagaagaaaaagaaaataataatacattaattttgataattacTAAATGTTTAGATAAAATTAGTCCTGAAATTGCAGAAAATTATCAGAAGGAATTACAACCAATTCTTGATATAATATCACAAAAAACTTATATtgatcaaatatatttgatatctCAATCtcaaaacaataatatacaaaattatgatatttttttattacttttaATGTTTAATAGAGATATTGATAGTCGATATTCATTACTCATCACACTATTGGGTAAtccttttattttatcttctCTAATGAGTAAATTTGGGAAAACTCCTACCACAACAGAAGTTAACTCtaatcaatttcaattactTGTTCAACTAttagattttaaattaactTTAATGACAGATcatgaattattatatggTGATacaaaaaatcaaatgcATAATGATACTAATCAAACTAGTACTATATCTCTAATTGagttaaagaattttactattgaattgaaaaatgttATTTTTCGAACGATTTGGGAGAATGGTCAAACCAATCAATTAACTGAAAACCAATATAATgattgtttaaatttattgaaaaaaatttatttaaaggaTTCTAGAACAAGAATGTTTCAAACCATTAATGAAACAGTAAATAGAAATGGAAAAACTAACGATGAAACTAAAGATTTTTGGAGcattaatgataaagatTTCCAAAGGATTAATATATCCAATGAGATGAACGAATATGAACATAAATATCGagtattaattaatgaaaatgaagaagaagaagattaCGAAGATGATGGAGATGTTGTAATGAAACAAGGCAACGATAGATCttataataaagaaacCATAAGCAGAGTTATTTTAAacatattttctaattcttcatcatttaagacatataataaacaatataaaaaattacgCATATTGATAGAGGTACCCTTTTTCATCCCCTTTCATGAAAGAATcgaattattcaatttatttatcgCCATGGATAAAAGTCGCTTGCGCattaatgatgaagaagacggaggtatcaatattaataatttgacaAGCTTTTTAACGGGGACACGTAGTTCAATTTCTATGAGACAACATGCTACTATTTCAAGgaaaaatcttttaaaagatgCATTTGAAtcctttaataaaattggtGAACGATTTAAAGGTAAATTGAGTGttcaatttaaaaatgaatttgatgAGATAGAAGTTGGAATTGATGGGGGTGGGATTTCCAAAGAATTTTTGACAAGTCTTTGTGCTGAAAGTTTCAATGGTGATTCTAGATTGTTCCAAAATAATGAACAATATGAGATATATCCTAAAGTAGAAGGAATCAAAAGTGAAGATATGAGATACTATTGGTTTCTAGGAAAAGTTATTGGTAAATGTCTTTATGAACATACATTAGTCGATGTTCAATTTGCCCCTTTTTTCTTAAGaaaactattaaattataaaaatcaatttaaatcaaatattgatgatttaaataattatgaCCCAACTATTTATGAGAAtctaatgaaattgatCCATAtgaatgaagaagaattaatgaCTATGGATTTAAGTTTCAAGAAAAACGGCGAAGATGAAAAAGTGAACAAGAGAAATGTAATTAGATATTTGATGGAATATTGTAATAGAAAGTTGaatgaagaattgaatAGACAAACTAGAGCATTCCATGGTGGGCTGAGCGTAATCATCGCACCTCATTGGATGGATATGTTCAATTCAATAgaattacaagaattaaTCTCTGGTGACGGTAACGATATTGATCTCAtggatttgaaaaataatatcaattatgGGATATATGATCAAAAGGATCTAACTATACAATATCTATGGGAAGTGTTGGAAGAGATGGATAGTAAAGAACGATTAAAATTCGTCAAGTTTGTCACAAGTATCCCCAGAGCTCCTCTCCAAGGGTTTGGATCCTTGAATCCAAAATTTGGTATCCATAATGCAGGTGATAATACTAATCTACTTCCAACAGCATCTACATGTGTCAATCTATTGAAACTACCCAATTATCGCAACAAAGAACTTCTACGATCCAAATTATTGTATGCAATCAATGCGGGTGCTGGGTTTGACCTATCTTAG
- the TBLA0B07050 gene encoding Zn(II)2Cys6 transcription factor domain-containing protein: MGVQTMCKPLPSDSNPSTSSYQKPYRRKSYNSYSRNGCILCKKAHVKCTEEKPECFRCVRMNLECEYGDNIRNNIIKISSARNLSQSTNFTTNNSNHLIHSHSTNNLHQHHNNNNIHTNKKSYSSRQGIKFVNKSNFISKRINHHEFLKNWFEKESKDDTILEDNYYKRNYPSLKNLLENKPRSSSDSGLNYSDINDNKRQTYFNVFTFFVQSDLNLLKLLNFDFDQRTSSITLSNTSDLSTVKVAIDSSFDCSTETYKSDIENLIKTTFKTTCDDLNKEDMLDDKKKSLHLLLENDPIANIIKNMNGNTKDVLNTLNLDDVILMKYCWRTFAYFIANGTFKCTLPSVFSNYISNLKSILIKSTELQQAMRYIVSTFLKAEYTKSNQLELAASWDRYVRLPTLEVCLKFANDYVQNLSSSEDYLFLVLFSAILFKGNKFGGNPTWRLHVREMTRLIRITEDLLDLENQKVSANGIGAPYLYSKTFIGYTELLNWIICDEGGAISSNKSLSFLFAKSSYLPSCLIGKKYNILTGYMITLHPILRSITLEIVKLKAKGINISGFNIILFKFFNKTTSIKQKFNLFGEKILTKLENLSSYNDLQTCLQDIQETNPRLHLILTNCHNVSQLTLEVYIRTFFITPSFENSEKIINLLTSILTIWNSMPETVSTGTVSLWALYIPALISRISHHETLFNGFYGILKQYSNSYIFLASRLIGKLDALNKMIKENKIEHLTEYECDFPIS; this comes from the coding sequence ATGGGCGTGCAAACAATGTGCAAACCTTTACCATCAGATTCAAACCCATCAACAAGCTCATATCAAAAACCCTATAGAAGAAAATCTTATAATAGTTATTCAAGAAATGGTTGCATACTTTGTAAAAAAGCTCATGTAAAATGTACTGAAGAAAAACCAGAATGCTTCAGATGTGTTAGAATGAATTTAGAATGTGAATATGGTGATaatataagaaataatataattaaaatcagTTCTGCCCGTAATTTATCTCAATCTACAAATTTTACAACCAATAATTCGAATCATCTTATTCATTCTCATAGCACTAATAATCTTCATCAgcatcataataataataatattcatacaaataaaaaatcttaTTCTTCAAGGCAAGgaattaaatttgtaaataaatctaattttatatcaaaaagaattaatcatcatgaatttttaaaaaattggtttgaaaaagaatCCAAGGATGATACAATTTTAGAAgacaattattataaaagaaattatccttctctgaaaaatttattagaaaataaaccAAGATCATCTTCAGACTCAGGTTTGAATTATTcagatattaatgataataaaagacAAACTTATTTTAATGTATTTACTTTTTTCGTCCAGTcagatttaaatttactaaaattattaaatttcgATTTTGACCAAAGAACTTCCTCAATTACATTAAGTAATACTTCGGATCTTTCCACTGTAAAAGTTGCTATTGATAGTTCATTCGATTGCTCTACTGAAACCTACAAAAGTGatatagaaaatttaatcaaaACTACTTTCAAAACAACATGTGACGATCTAAATAAGGAAGATATGTTggatgataaaaaaaaaagtttgcatttattattggaaaaTGATCCAATTgcaaatattatcaaaaatatgaatggcaatacaaaagatgttttaaatactttaaatttagatgATGTAATCTTAATGAAATATTGCTGGAGAACTTTTGCCTACTTTATTGCAAATGGAACTTTTAAATGTACTTTACCGTCTGTATTTTCCAATTACATCtcaaatttgaaatctaTACTGATTAAATCTACTGAGTTACAACAAGCAATGAGATATATAGTTTCtacatttttaaaagcTGAATATACTAAAAGTAATCAATTAGAATTGGCAGCTAGTTGGGATCGTTATGTTAGATTACCAACTCTTGAAGTCTGTTTAAAATTTGCCAATGATTATGttcaaaatttatcaaGTTCTGAagattatttgtttttagtATTGTTTTCTGccatattatttaaaggtAATAAGTTTGGGGGTAATCCAACTTGGAGACTTCATGTAAGAGAAATGACTAGACTAATTAGAATTACTGAggatttattagatttgGAAAACCAAAAAGTTTCAGCCAATGGTATTGGTGCTCCATATTTATACTCAAAGACCTTTATTGGTTATActgaattattgaattggATAATTTGTGATGAAGGTGGTGCAATTTCAAGCAATAAATCTCTAAGTTTTCTTTTTGCTAAATCCTCTTATTTACCATCATGCCTAATTggcaaaaaatataatatcttAACTGGATATATGATCACTCTACATCCAATTCTTAGATCTATTACTTTAGAGATTGTAAAATTGAAAGCCAAAGGTATAAACATTTCAggttttaatataattttgtttaaattcttcaacaaGACTACAtcaattaaacaaaaatttaatttatttggtgaaaaaattttaactAAATTGGAGAATTTATCTTCTTATAATGATTTACAAACTTGTTTACAAGATATTCAAGAAACTAATCCCAGATtgcatttaattttaacaaattGTCATAACGTTAGTCAGTTGACTTTGGAAGTTTATATCAGAACATTTTTCATTACTCCAAGCTTTGAAAATAGTGAAAAAATCATCAATCTTTTAACTTCAATTTTAACTATTTGGAATTCAATGCCTGAAACTGTAAGTACTGGCACTGTATCCTTGTGGGCACTTTATATTCCAGCTTtaatttcaagaatttcTCATCATGAGACGTTGTTTAATGGGTTTTATGGAATTCTAAAACaatattctaattcatatattttcttagcTTCAAGGTTGATAGGTAAATTGGATGCATTGAATAAAATGATAAAGGAAAACAAAATCGAACATTTAACAGAATACGAATGTGATTTTCCAATATCCTAG
- the TBLA0B07060 gene encoding uncharacterized protein yields MFGIKQDPTHRSTQGIGLSKPTFSGWFVGLNPRMNQLFRTQLLYLKRRNKVPLFLTSTPYLESYYSSTAQSAARVSAKNLISHPTGFNGKILSTPVLGFKQDENSRDVPLCIRVSHLNLLENFFCIILMISLSILKKLPIWKPIIWVIYLMKTILILIELSLYLQQYFNPTSLNTQVQDINLQNDKEQVVSNNKDPNDLSKTIVLLSFCIVGKFIIPYLFASLRSVSTSRIIILDLLFPIPYSLITLYFSNTLIHLTFSQEKLKEIDDKKLD; encoded by the coding sequence atgtttgGAATAAAACAGGACCCTACCCATCGCTCTACTCAAGGGATTGGTCTATCGAAACCTACTTTTTCAGGTTGGTTTGTAGGTTTAAACCCTCGTAtgaatcaattatttagaACTCAACTGTTATAtctaaaaagaagaaataaagTACCTCTTTTCTTAACTTCTACCCCTTACTTGGAATCTTATTATTCTTCCACTGCTCAATCTGCAGCAAGAGTATCTGCCAAGAATTTGATTTCACACCCAACTGGTTTTAATGGAAAGATACTATCTACTCCAGTCTTAGGTTTTAAACAAGACGAAAATTCCAGAGATGTACCATTATGTATAAGAGTTTCacatttaaatcttttagaaaattttttttgtatcattttaatgatatcattaagtatattaaaaaaattaccaaTATGGAAACCAATTATTTGggttatttatttaatgaaaacgATATTGATTCTTATTGAATTAAGTTTATATTTACAACAGTATTTTAATCCTACAAGTTTAAACACTCAAGTTCAAGatataaatttacaaaacGACAAGGAACAAGTAGTTTCAAATAACAAAGACCCTAATGATTTATCGAAAACAATcgttttattatcattttgtATTGTAggtaaatttattataccATATTTATTTGCAAGTTTGAGAAGTGTTTCCACCTCtcgaattattattctagATTTACTTTTCCCTATCCCTTACAGTTTGATtacattatatttttctaatacattaattcatttaactTTTTCTCAAGAAAAGttgaaagaaattgatgaCAAAAAACTTGATTAA
- the EAR1 gene encoding Ear1p (similar to Saccharomyces cerevisiae YMR171C; ancestral locus Anc_2.336), producing MIVSVLCMFALYILVIGIYLITRYTLNRFIWQRNNIRVSLLNAEERYNGSSSRNTDSHRVSIRVPNTHSHSHSHKINTVSSSRSRKNKKRDPSEIWPNILDDELQVKEKLIDLSPEEQFYYKQGEEFIRTNPPLIIPQSPSSSSSSSSSSHNNNNSNTIEDPIVNDQTKMYIKEEGAKAWEFKLNNNLPNDTIIVENKTELTFLNYNYDASISTNLPIPRINRVYYVEFKLFELDPNDLTSSENSLISFGLATNPYPYFRLPGRHHHSIAYDSNGARRFNDSFKLSSDVNSIFPSFSKGDIIGIGYRSHSGTVFFTRNGKKLNEKPIGGHIKNWKFKYLYPIVGSNIPCKIHVNFGTIGFVYIEANVKKWGYGKTHGKKLPPPSYDDYIQDTLLESGDEGGEEDDEQQQGEEVPHEYEDDEEYYDEEDYDEDYDDDYTLQSDEFDDDDDEDDDASDYYDESDGSSSIVSPNAHPHRNQIDTTNQESSSNDQTVLANTNGSNTKNNNLNLDSALASVENDNNELHVTTVLTNPRPRTNSNVRRSRANSNVRRSRANSTARRSRANSTNHGPSRSRANSTVQGGSHSTARNSHRRNTRSKIHPPKMNLDIVDSNGDLLPPPPGFEFNSYPNPSSSGSILNHNTFEQYNLQFMPNDPPNYSDLDLEKGPIPMKTTKHFLKKPPTTTNNNDMILSNTTVGRSNGSTDDIMNTITPVVSDRPMVLPTSNNLSQTALTDDVFSDDEFTNELQHLLENTAEEDNDNDNENDNDEEDDHLISNQ from the coding sequence ATGATCGTTTCAGTGCTTTGCATGTTTGCCCTTTATATTCTAGTTATTGGAATTTATTTGATCACTAGATATACATTGAATAGATTTATTTGgcaaagaaataatattagagtATCACTTTTGAACGCTGAAGAAAGATATAATGGTTCATCGTCCCGTAACACAGATTCTCATAGAGTTTCTATTAGGGTACCAAACACCCATTCACATTCTCATAGCCACAAGATTAATACTGTTTCCTCTTCAAGAAGTAGGAAAAATAAGAAGAGAGATCCCTCTGAGATTTGGCCCAATATCttagatgatgaattacAAGTTAAGgagaaattaattgatcttTCACCAGAAgaacaattttattataaacaAGGGgaagaatttattagaacAAACCCACCCTTAATCATACCACAGTCaccttcatcttcatcctCTTCATCCTCTTCTTCtcataacaataacaattcaaatacCATTGAAGATCCTATTGTTAATGATCAAACTAAAATGTACATTAAGGAGGAAGGTGCTAAAGCTTgggaatttaaattaaataacaaCTTACCAAATGATACCATTATTGTTGAAAACAAAACTGAACTAACATTCTTGAACTATAATTATGATGCTTCTATTTCTACTAATTTACCAATCCCCAGAATCAACAGAGTTTATTATGTGGAATTCAAGCTATTTGAATTGGATCCCAACGATCTTACATCTTCTGAAAATTCTCTTATTTCTTTTGGTTTAGCCACAAACCCATACCCTTATTTCAGATTACCAGGTAGGCATCATCATTCCATAGCTTATGATTCCAATGGTGCAAGAAGATTTAatgattcatttaaattatcaagtGATGTGAATTCTATTTTCCCATCATTTAGTAAAGGTGATATTATTGGTATAGGCTATAGGTCTCATTCAGGTACTGTTTTTTTCACAAGAAACGGTAAGAAGTTGAATGAAAAACCTATTGGTGGccatattaaaaattggaagttcaaatatttgtatcCAATCGTTGGGTCTAATATCCCTTGTAAGATTCATGTTAATTTTGGTACTATTGGTTTTGTCTATATTGAAGCTAATGTTAAAAAATGGGGGTATGGTAAGACACATGGTAAAAAATTACCTCCTCCATCGTATGATGATTATATTCAAGATACCTTGTTGGAAAGTGGTGATGAAGGGGGAGAAGAAGATGACGAACAACAACAAGGAGAAGAAGTGCCCCATGaatatgaagatgatgaagaatattACGATGAAGAGGATTATGATGAAGATTACGATGATGATTATACTTTACAATCAGATGAATTTGATGACGATGACGACGAAGATGACGATGCAAGTGATTATTATGATGAATCAGATGGTTCATCTTCAATTGTTTCACCCAATGCTCATCCACATAGGAATCAAATAGATACTACTAATCAAGAATCTTCATCCAATGACCAAACAGTTTTAGCAAATACAAATGGTAGTAATAccaagaataataatttgaatcttGATTCCGCATTGGCCTCagttgaaaatgataacaATGAACTTCATGTCACTACTGTCTTAACAAATCCTCGCCCAAGAACCAATTCTAATGTACGCCGTTCAAGAGCCAATTCTAATGTCCGTCGTTCAAGAGCCAATTCCACCGCACGTCGTTCTAGAGCTAATTCCACAAACCATGGACCATCACGTTCTAGAGCCAATTCCACCGTACAAGGTGGTAGCCATAGTACCGCTAGAAATTCTCATAGGAGAAATACAAGAAGTAAGATCCACCCACCAAAGATGAATTTGGATATTGTGGATAGTAACGGGGATCTATTACCACCTCCACCGGGATTCgaatttaattcatatCCTAACCCATCTTCATCTGGATCTATTTTGAATCATAATACATTCGAACAATACAATTTACAATTTATGCCTAATGATCCACCTAATTATAGCGATttagatttagaaaaagGACCAATTCCAATGAAAACCACAAAACATTTCTTAAAGAAACCTCctactactactaataataatgatatgaTTCTTTCCAATACAACCGTTGGCCGGTCTAACGGTTCCACGGATGATATCATGAATACCATCACACCTGTTGTGTCAGATAGACCCATGGTATTACCTACATCGAATAACTTATCTCAAACTGCATTAACAGATGACGTCTTttctgatgatgaatttacTAATGAATTACAacatttattagaaaatacagcagaagaagataatgataatgataacgagaatgataatgatgaggAGGACGATCATTTGATTTCAAATCAGTGA